One genomic segment of Alicycliphilus denitrificans K601 includes these proteins:
- the pcnB gene encoding polynucleotide adenylyltransferase PcnB produces MIKTFIDKLLGKGAAGAGRGARRRFGKREEVPASVHGIDPELVDRRATDVVRTLKQAGYEAYIVGGAVRDLLLGLKPKDFDVATNATPEQVKGLFRRAFIIGKRFRIVHVVHGRGREHEVIEVSTFRAYMDNAAAEQVSGNEKTSKAQLSGMQHAVDASGRVLRDNVWGPQDEDATRRDFTVNAMYYDPETQVVVDFHKGIEDAKRRVLRMIGDPATRYREDPVRIIRAVRFAAKLSPLGFALEPKTAKPLLACEPLLQEVPQSRLFDEMLKLLQTGHALASVAQLRGLGLEKGIYPLLDVVVGRADQPFVQAALADTDRRVGEGKTVAPSFLLACVLWQDVKAGWEQRLAAQQHAFPALQEAIDDVFDKRIGDVSGRGKLAADMREIWVMQPRFEKRSGSTPFSMIAHIRFRAGFDFLRLRADVGEVEEGLAEWWQEFSLADDARREDMIDQVREEQRVRQRKAQPAARRAPRAAEAVADAPSEEEAAPADAAAPKKRRRRRRKSPAGGANGGPASAAGDA; encoded by the coding sequence ATGATCAAGACCTTCATCGACAAACTGCTGGGCAAGGGCGCCGCCGGCGCGGGCCGAGGCGCCAGGCGCCGCTTCGGCAAGCGCGAAGAGGTGCCCGCCTCGGTGCACGGCATCGACCCCGAACTCGTGGACCGCCGCGCCACCGACGTGGTGCGCACGCTCAAGCAGGCGGGCTACGAGGCCTACATCGTCGGCGGCGCCGTGCGCGACCTGCTGCTGGGCCTCAAGCCAAAGGACTTCGACGTGGCCACCAACGCCACGCCCGAGCAGGTCAAGGGCCTGTTCCGGCGCGCCTTCATCATCGGCAAGCGCTTTCGCATCGTGCACGTGGTGCACGGCCGCGGGCGCGAGCACGAGGTGATCGAGGTCTCCACCTTCCGTGCCTACATGGACAACGCCGCCGCCGAGCAGGTCAGCGGCAACGAGAAGACCAGCAAGGCGCAGCTTTCCGGCATGCAGCACGCCGTGGACGCCAGCGGCCGCGTGCTGCGCGACAACGTCTGGGGCCCGCAGGATGAGGACGCCACGCGGCGCGACTTCACCGTCAACGCCATGTACTACGACCCCGAGACGCAGGTCGTGGTGGATTTCCACAAGGGCATAGAGGACGCCAAGCGCCGCGTGCTGCGCATGATCGGCGATCCGGCCACGCGCTACCGCGAGGACCCGGTGCGCATCATCCGCGCGGTGCGCTTCGCCGCCAAGCTTAGCCCGCTGGGCTTCGCGCTGGAGCCCAAGACGGCCAAGCCCCTGCTGGCCTGCGAGCCGCTGCTGCAGGAGGTGCCGCAAAGCCGCCTGTTCGACGAGATGCTCAAGCTGCTGCAGACCGGCCATGCGCTGGCCTCCGTCGCGCAGCTCAGGGGCCTGGGGCTGGAGAAGGGCATCTACCCGCTGCTGGACGTGGTGGTGGGCCGCGCGGACCAGCCCTTCGTGCAGGCCGCGCTGGCCGACACCGACCGCCGCGTGGGCGAGGGCAAGACCGTGGCGCCCAGCTTCCTGCTGGCCTGCGTGCTGTGGCAGGACGTGAAGGCCGGCTGGGAGCAGCGCCTCGCCGCGCAGCAGCACGCCTTCCCGGCGCTGCAGGAAGCGATCGACGACGTGTTCGACAAGCGCATCGGCGACGTGTCCGGCCGCGGCAAGCTGGCGGCCGACATGCGCGAGATCTGGGTCATGCAGCCGCGCTTCGAGAAGCGCTCGGGCAGCACGCCCTTCAGCATGATCGCCCACATACGCTTTCGCGCCGGCTTCGACTTCCTGCGCCTGCGCGCCGACGTGGGCGAGGTCGAGGAAGGGCTGGCCGAATGGTGGCAGGAGTTCTCGCTGGCCGACGACGCGCGCCGCGAGGACATGATCGATCAGGTGCGCGAGGAACAGCGCGTGCGCCAGCGCAAGGCTCAGCCCGCCGCACGGCGCGCACCCAGGGCGGCCGAGGCCGTGGCCGATGCGCCGTCCGAGGAGGAGGCCGCCCCCGCCGACGCCGCGGCGCCTAAAAAGCGCCGCCGCCGTCGCCGCAAGAGCCCGGCCGGCGGCGCCAACGGCGGCCCGGCGTCCGCGGCCGGCGACGCGTGA
- a CDS encoding HAD family hydrolase yields MRLALFDLDHTLLPLDSDYEWGEFTIRIGWTDREEFGRRNKAFYDDYVAGRLDVHDYVRFATEAVRQRGAQAAARAHAQFMRDVIAPAIHDEARALLQRHRDAGDEIVIITATNEFITRPIAQALGVQQLLALELERGADGWITGGIRGVPTMREGKVRRMEQWLAERGLRWQDVDSTFYSDSMNDVPLLEKVDHPVATNPDPRLRVLARERGWPILDLFPSQQ; encoded by the coding sequence ATGAGACTGGCCCTGTTCGACCTCGACCACACGCTGCTGCCGCTCGATTCCGACTACGAGTGGGGCGAGTTCACCATCCGCATCGGCTGGACCGACCGTGAGGAGTTCGGCCGGCGCAACAAGGCTTTCTACGACGACTACGTGGCGGGCCGGCTGGATGTACACGACTACGTGCGCTTCGCCACCGAGGCCGTGCGCCAGCGTGGCGCGCAGGCCGCGGCCCGGGCGCACGCGCAGTTCATGCGCGACGTGATCGCGCCGGCCATCCACGACGAGGCGCGTGCGCTGCTGCAGCGCCACCGCGACGCGGGCGACGAGATCGTCATCATCACGGCTACCAACGAGTTCATCACGCGCCCCATCGCCCAGGCCCTGGGCGTGCAGCAGCTGCTGGCCCTGGAGCTCGAACGCGGCGCAGACGGCTGGATCACCGGCGGCATACGCGGCGTGCCCACCATGCGCGAGGGCAAGGTGCGCCGCATGGAACAATGGCTGGCCGAGCGCGGCCTGCGGTGGCAGGACGTGGACAGCACCTTCTACAGCGACTCCATGAACGACGTGCCCCTGCTCGAAAAGGTGGACCACCCCGTCGCCACCAACCCCGACCCGCGCCTGCGGGTGCTGGCCCGGGAGCGCGGCTGGCCCATCCTGGACCTGTTTCCCTCACAACAATGA
- the hda gene encoding DnaA regulatory inactivator Hda, translating into MRQLALDIGLAPVPTLARFFAGPNEAALQHLRLAVEGASGGALRSCLPVYLWGEAGSGKTHLLKAVQEALRTQGVRVGWMQASTENPPAFDEDWAAVLLDEVHLYSTGQQAAAFNWFVNATSPATGAPRWVLAAGDLPPADLPLRDDLRSRLGWGHVFQLHLLDEPARRAVLRQEADARGVFLGDEVMDYMLKRFSRDLGSLVQLLDRLDSFALRTQRAITIPLLKTMLETE; encoded by the coding sequence ATGCGGCAGTTGGCGCTGGACATCGGCCTGGCGCCCGTACCGACCCTGGCGCGCTTCTTCGCCGGCCCCAACGAGGCCGCGCTGCAGCATCTGCGCCTGGCGGTCGAGGGCGCCAGCGGCGGCGCGCTGCGCTCCTGCCTGCCCGTGTACCTGTGGGGCGAGGCGGGCAGCGGCAAGACGCATCTGCTCAAGGCCGTGCAGGAGGCCCTGCGCACGCAAGGCGTGCGCGTGGGGTGGATGCAGGCCTCCACCGAGAACCCGCCCGCGTTCGACGAGGACTGGGCCGCCGTGCTGCTTGACGAGGTGCACCTGTACTCCACCGGGCAGCAGGCGGCGGCGTTCAACTGGTTCGTCAACGCCACCAGCCCGGCAACGGGCGCGCCGCGCTGGGTGCTGGCCGCCGGCGACCTGCCGCCGGCCGACCTGCCGCTGCGCGACGACCTGCGCAGCCGCCTGGGCTGGGGCCATGTGTTCCAGCTGCACCTGCTCGACGAGCCGGCCCGCCGCGCCGTGCTGCGCCAGGAGGCCGACGCGCGCGGCGTATTCCTGGGCGACGAGGTGATGGACTACATGCTCAAGCGCTTCTCGCGCGACCTGGGCAGCCTCGTGCAGCTGCTGGACCGGCTCGACAGCTTCGCGCTGCGCACCCAGCGGGCCATCACCATCCCGCTGCTCAAGACCATGCTGGAGACCGAATGA
- a CDS encoding gamma-glutamyltransferase family protein: MRKRMLWIMAPLAAAAFLASCGGGHGQLPVVDNDPDSCTVRSSGGAPIVVGSGVSGDPAAPENASGYRLGLTAKYSSKYMVVANTPLATKAGCDVLKAGGSAVDAAVAMQAVLGLVEPQSSTIAGSAFMMYYDAKARKVTAYDGREAAPAAATGYYLSRQDQGDPGSSAPVPSARRSGRSIGVPGVMRMLDMAHKEHGMLAWSGLFDYGIKLSTDGFQIPGRLGAAIASNAGNLALDANAMATYFHADGSPRTTGETMTNLPYAKTLKTLATQGADALYTGDLAKAIVAKAAQSVGDDGAKTPITPSLMTLADLAGYKAKKRDPVCASYRSAYYVCTMAPPSSGGIAIAQSLGILGQFNLAQYGLANPANEGGVPSVMGVHLVSEAERLAYADRDKYVADTDFVPLPAQGLSSLLSPDYLRQRASLISPDRSMGTAAAGDFGPVPQGVDKTVEHGTTHFSVVDAYGNVVSMTTTVESSMGSFHMVEGFLLTNQLTDFSASPVDGSGQPVANRVAPGKRPRSTMAPTLVFKGSAPGDFVMATGSPGGGAIIQYVMKTVVGALDWGLDAQQATSLVNFGATNSPTTGVDGSNTTLDLAALVDGLKAKGHTVSTSAQSSGVATIMRVTKNGRTLLEGGADPRREGIVLGDGSL; this comes from the coding sequence ATGCGTAAACGGATGCTCTGGATCATGGCGCCGCTGGCGGCAGCGGCTTTCCTGGCAAGCTGCGGCGGCGGCCACGGCCAACTCCCCGTCGTAGACAACGACCCCGACAGCTGCACGGTACGCAGCAGCGGCGGCGCCCCCATCGTCGTCGGATCGGGCGTGAGCGGCGACCCGGCCGCGCCGGAGAACGCCTCCGGCTACCGGCTGGGCCTGACGGCGAAATACTCCAGCAAATACATGGTGGTGGCCAACACGCCCCTGGCGACCAAGGCCGGCTGCGACGTCCTCAAGGCCGGAGGCTCGGCCGTCGATGCCGCGGTGGCCATGCAAGCCGTGCTGGGGCTGGTGGAGCCGCAGTCGAGCACGATCGCCGGCAGCGCGTTCATGATGTACTACGACGCCAAGGCCAGGAAAGTCACGGCCTACGACGGGCGCGAAGCCGCACCCGCCGCCGCCACGGGCTACTACCTCTCGCGGCAGGACCAGGGCGACCCCGGCTCGTCCGCGCCCGTGCCGTCGGCGCGGCGCAGCGGCCGCTCCATCGGCGTGCCCGGCGTGATGCGCATGCTGGACATGGCGCACAAGGAACACGGCATGCTCGCCTGGAGCGGCCTGTTCGACTACGGCATCAAGCTCTCGACCGATGGCTTCCAGATCCCGGGCCGCCTGGGCGCTGCCATCGCCAGCAATGCCGGCAACCTGGCGCTGGACGCCAACGCCATGGCCACGTACTTCCACGCCGACGGATCGCCGCGCACCACGGGCGAGACCATGACCAACCTGCCCTACGCCAAAACCCTCAAGACCCTAGCCACGCAGGGCGCGGATGCGCTCTACACCGGCGACCTGGCCAAGGCCATCGTCGCCAAGGCCGCGCAGTCCGTGGGCGACGACGGCGCCAAGACCCCGATCACCCCCAGCCTGATGACGCTGGCCGACCTGGCCGGCTATAAGGCCAAGAAGCGCGACCCGGTGTGCGCCAGCTACCGCAGCGCCTACTACGTCTGCACCATGGCGCCGCCATCGTCCGGCGGCATCGCGATCGCGCAGTCGCTGGGCATCCTGGGCCAGTTCAACCTGGCGCAGTACGGGCTCGCGAACCCGGCCAACGAAGGCGGCGTGCCCAGCGTGATGGGCGTGCACCTGGTCTCCGAGGCCGAGCGGCTGGCCTATGCCGACCGCGACAAGTACGTGGCCGACACCGACTTCGTGCCGCTGCCGGCCCAGGGCCTGTCCTCGCTGCTGAGCCCCGACTACCTCAGGCAGCGGGCCAGCCTGATCAGTCCCGACAGGAGCATGGGTACGGCCGCCGCGGGCGACTTCGGCCCCGTGCCCCAGGGTGTGGACAAGACGGTGGAGCACGGCACCACGCACTTCTCGGTGGTCGATGCCTATGGCAACGTGGTCTCCATGACGACGACGGTGGAGTCGAGCATGGGCTCCTTCCACATGGTGGAGGGCTTTCTGCTGACCAACCAGCTGACGGACTTCTCCGCCAGCCCCGTGGACGGCAGCGGCCAGCCCGTGGCCAACCGCGTGGCGCCCGGTAAGCGCCCGCGCAGCACCATGGCCCCCACGCTGGTCTTCAAGGGCAGCGCCCCGGGCGACTTCGTCATGGCCACCGGCTCGCCCGGCGGCGGCGCCATCATCCAGTACGTGATGAAGACCGTGGTGGGCGCGCTCGACTGGGGCCTGGACGCCCAGCAGGCCACCTCGCTGGTGAACTTCGGCGCGACCAACAGCCCCACCACGGGCGTGGACGGATCCAACACCACGCTCGACCTGGCGGCGCTGGTCGATGGCCTCAAGGCCAAGGGCCACACCGTCTCCACCTCTGCCCAGTCCAGCGGCGTGGCGACCATCATGCGCGTGACCAAGAACGGCCGGACCCTGCTGGAAGGCGGCGCCGACCCCCGACGCGAAGGCATCGTGCTGGGCGACGGGTCGCTCTGA
- the purM gene encoding phosphoribosylformylglycinamidine cyclo-ligase, whose product MSSSATPPISYKDAGVDIDAGDALVERIKPLAKKTLREGVMAGIGGFGALFEVPKRYLEPVLVSGTDGVGTKLKLAFEWNMHDTVGIDLVAMSVNDVLVQGAEPLFFLDYFACGKLDVDTAAAVVGGIAKGCELSGCALIGGETAEMPGMYPAGEYDLAGFAVGAVEKSRILTGKDVAAGDVVLGLASSGVHSNGFSLVRKCIERAGADLPATLDGKPFRQAVMEPTRLYVKNVLAALQQHPIKALAHITGGGLLENIPRVLPEGTAARLKAGSWPRTELFAWLQKTAGIDDIEMNRTFNNGIGMVVVVPAAAAEATAATLRALGEAVYAIGTIAERGTGPAVVVG is encoded by the coding sequence ATGAGCTCCTCCGCCACCCCTCCCATTTCGTACAAAGACGCCGGCGTCGACATCGACGCGGGCGACGCGCTGGTCGAGCGCATCAAGCCGCTGGCCAAGAAGACCCTGCGCGAAGGCGTGATGGCCGGCATCGGCGGCTTTGGCGCGCTGTTCGAGGTGCCCAAGCGCTACCTGGAGCCCGTGCTGGTCTCCGGCACCGACGGCGTGGGCACCAAGCTCAAGCTGGCCTTCGAGTGGAACATGCACGACACCGTGGGCATCGACCTGGTGGCCATGAGCGTCAACGACGTGCTGGTGCAGGGCGCCGAGCCGCTGTTCTTCCTGGACTACTTCGCCTGCGGCAAGCTCGACGTGGACACCGCGGCCGCGGTCGTCGGAGGCATCGCCAAGGGCTGCGAGCTGTCGGGCTGCGCGCTGATCGGCGGCGAGACGGCCGAGATGCCCGGCATGTACCCGGCGGGCGAGTACGACCTGGCCGGCTTCGCGGTGGGCGCGGTCGAGAAAAGCAGGATCCTGACCGGCAAGGACGTGGCCGCGGGCGACGTCGTGCTGGGCCTGGCGTCGAGCGGCGTGCATTCCAACGGCTTCAGCCTGGTGCGCAAGTGCATCGAGCGCGCGGGCGCCGATCTTCCCGCCACGCTGGACGGCAAGCCGTTCAGGCAGGCCGTCATGGAACCTACCCGCCTGTACGTGAAGAACGTGCTCGCCGCTCTGCAGCAGCACCCGATCAAGGCCCTGGCGCACATCACCGGCGGCGGCCTGCTGGAGAACATTCCGCGCGTGCTGCCCGAGGGCACGGCCGCGCGCTTGAAGGCCGGCAGTTGGCCCAGGACCGAGCTGTTCGCCTGGCTGCAGAAGACCGCCGGCATCGACGACATCGAGATGAACCGCACCTTCAACAACGGCATCGGCATGGTCGTCGTAGTGCCCGCCGCCGCCGCCGAGGCCACGGCCGCCACGCTACGCGCGCTGGGCGAGGCCGTGTACGCCATCGGCACCATCGCCGAGCGCGGCACGGGCCCGGCCGTCGTCGTGGGCTGA
- a CDS encoding AI-2E family transporter has product MPSELPPQGSPESPPAHRQAWAPATRGVVIASYLLMAGTLLLVMLRGLLPGLLCVCLGFLLTRWLAPRLVRLRRLGPRGRGFSHSGQSMAAALVMLSPLLLLALALSHSRTYIVDAPQQYRELLDYLARTVLELRLKLPPDIAAQLPAGTAEIQHVIASYLAAKAGALAMAGRAWLTGLLYAYVGLLIGALAAVRGTGTRRGPLTQQLVLRVARMGEAFRQIVAAQFWIAAFNTLLTALFLLVVLPLWDLGLPYTPALITLTFLAGLVPIVGNLLCNAVITLVGLSVSPIAAVACLAFLILIHKAEYVINAKVVGKRTHMGVWELLSVMFVTEAVFGPAGLVAAPLFYAYLKKELKAARLV; this is encoded by the coding sequence ATGCCATCGGAACTGCCGCCACAAGGTTCCCCCGAGTCACCGCCAGCGCACAGGCAGGCATGGGCGCCGGCGACCCGCGGCGTGGTGATTGCCAGCTATCTGCTGATGGCCGGCACGCTGCTGCTCGTGATGCTGCGCGGCCTGCTGCCGGGCCTGCTGTGCGTATGCCTGGGCTTCCTGCTCACGCGCTGGCTGGCACCGCGCCTGGTCCGGCTGCGCCGCCTGGGCCCGCGGGGCCGGGGGTTTTCGCACAGCGGCCAGAGCATGGCCGCCGCCCTGGTGATGCTCTCGCCCCTGCTGCTGCTGGCGCTGGCGCTGTCGCACTCGCGCACCTACATCGTCGATGCGCCGCAGCAATACCGCGAGCTGCTGGACTACCTGGCGCGCACGGTACTGGAGCTGCGCCTGAAGCTGCCGCCCGACATCGCCGCCCAGCTGCCCGCGGGCACGGCCGAGATCCAGCACGTCATCGCCTCCTATCTGGCCGCCAAGGCCGGGGCCCTGGCCATGGCCGGCCGCGCCTGGCTCACGGGCCTGCTCTATGCCTACGTGGGCCTGCTCATCGGCGCACTGGCCGCGGTGCGCGGCACGGGCACCAGGCGCGGGCCTCTCACGCAGCAGCTGGTGCTGCGCGTCGCCCGCATGGGCGAGGCCTTCCGCCAGATCGTGGCGGCGCAATTCTGGATAGCCGCCTTCAACACCCTGCTCACCGCCCTGTTCCTGCTGGTGGTGCTGCCCCTGTGGGATCTGGGGCTGCCCTACACGCCGGCGCTGATCACGCTGACCTTCCTGGCCGGCCTGGTGCCCATCGTGGGCAATCTGCTGTGCAACGCGGTGATCACGCTGGTGGGGCTGTCGGTGTCGCCGATCGCCGCCGTGGCCTGCCTGGCCTTCCTGATCCTGATCCACAAGGCCGAATACGTGATCAACGCCAAGGTGGTGGGCAAGCGCACCCACATGGGCGTGTGGGAGCTGCTGTCCGTGATGTTCGTGACCGAGGCGGTATTCGGCCCCGCCGGACTGGTGGCGGCGCCGCTGTTCTACGCCTACCTCAAGAAGGAATTGAAGGCGGCGCGCCTGGTGTAG
- a CDS encoding universal stress protein yields the protein MTILVAYVPRPEGRAALDKGIEIATRRNERLVVVNAGPGGRQDDPNIVNGYEVERVEERLATLPIEAEFKQFVRGKSTIEEIEEMVSALQVSVLVIGLRKRSPVGKLLLGSMAQEILLNVACPVLAVKATS from the coding sequence ATGACCATTCTCGTCGCCTACGTTCCTCGCCCCGAAGGCCGTGCCGCTCTGGACAAGGGAATCGAAATCGCCACCCGGCGCAATGAACGCCTGGTCGTCGTCAACGCCGGCCCGGGCGGACGCCAGGACGACCCCAACATCGTCAACGGCTACGAGGTCGAGCGTGTCGAGGAGCGTCTGGCCACGCTGCCCATCGAAGCGGAGTTCAAGCAGTTCGTGCGCGGCAAGAGCACGATCGAGGAAATCGAAGAGATGGTCTCGGCACTGCAGGTCTCCGTGCTCGTGATCGGCCTGCGCAAGCGCTCGCCCGTGGGCAAGCTGCTGCTGGGCAGCATGGCGCAGGAGATCCTGCTCAACGTGGCCTGCCCGGTGCTGGCCGTCAAGGCAACGTCCTGA
- a CDS encoding SirB1 family protein, with product MPLSYSVPTPLEYFAALVQGGQEEGIALLEAAACIAHVEYPDVDVQQFLDDMDRLQARLQRRMPAGAAPLRRLNALNRFFYGELGFGGNLNDYYAPDNSYLHMVLRTRRGIPISLALLWLELAQGAGLKAQGVSFPGHFLVKVLMPAGQVVLDPMTGHVLSREALSERLEPFRLRQGAAQEEVPLGLYLQAAPARDVLARMLRNLKEIHGARQDWRRQLAVQDRLVTLLPDAWGEWRDRGLAHAALGDARLAVQDLERYLAHAADAGDAQAIALRVKALRGS from the coding sequence ATGCCGCTGAGTTACTCCGTCCCCACGCCGCTGGAATATTTCGCCGCGCTGGTGCAGGGGGGGCAGGAGGAGGGCATCGCGCTGCTCGAGGCCGCCGCCTGCATCGCGCATGTCGAATACCCGGACGTCGACGTGCAGCAGTTCCTGGACGACATGGACAGGCTGCAGGCGCGGTTGCAGCGCCGCATGCCCGCAGGCGCCGCGCCCCTGCGGCGGCTCAATGCGCTCAACAGGTTCTTCTATGGCGAGCTGGGCTTCGGCGGCAACCTCAACGACTACTACGCGCCGGACAACAGCTACCTGCACATGGTGCTGCGCACGCGGCGCGGTATCCCGATCTCGCTGGCCCTGCTGTGGCTGGAACTGGCCCAGGGGGCGGGCCTCAAGGCGCAGGGGGTGTCGTTCCCCGGGCATTTCCTGGTCAAGGTGCTGATGCCGGCCGGGCAGGTGGTGCTCGATCCGATGACGGGGCATGTGCTCTCGCGCGAGGCGCTTAGCGAACGCCTGGAGCCCTTCCGGCTGCGCCAGGGCGCCGCGCAGGAGGAGGTGCCGCTGGGCCTGTACCTGCAGGCCGCGCCCGCGCGCGACGTGCTGGCGCGCATGCTGCGCAACCTCAAGGAGATCCACGGCGCTCGGCAGGACTGGCGGCGCCAGTTGGCCGTGCAGGACAGGCTCGTCACGCTGCTGCCCGATGCCTGGGGCGAGTGGCGCGACCGCGGCCTGGCGCATGCCGCGCTGGGCGACGCGCGGCTGGCCGTGCAGGACCTGGAGCGCTATCTGGCGCATGCCGCGGATGCCGGCGATGCGCAGGCCATCGCGCTGCGCGTGAAGGCGCTGCGCGGCTCCTGA
- the murJ gene encoding murein biosynthesis integral membrane protein MurJ, with protein MSLFKAASTVSLLTLASRVTGLVRDLLMASIFGANVLTDAFNVAFRIPNLFRRLFAEGAFSQAFVPVLAAHKARHGEEATRGLVDAVATALFWVLLLTCVLGAVGAPVLVWALASGLRQTAEGFDAAVFMTRWMFPYIGFMSLVALSAGVLNTWRRFAVPAATPVLLNLCMIAAAWLGAPQLERRGIEPIYAMVGGVMAGGVLQLAVQLPVLYRLGLLPRIGMTWGRVRSAWQDEGVRRILTLMAPALLGVGVAQVSLMINTQIASYLVPGSVTWLFYADRLMEFPTALLGVALGVVLTPQLAAARAAGDAERYSAMLDWGLRIVVLLAVPCAVGLLTFATPLVATLFHHGALHDGDVGQIAVALAGYGVGLLGLVAIKVLAPGYYASQDIRTPVRIAIVVLVATQAMNVALVPLLAHAGLALSIGLGALINALWLLAGLVRRGSFRPRPGWGRLALQVVGASALLAVFLAWASLHFDWLALRAHSVQRAGLLALLLCASALLYFGALWACGLKLRDLLRR; from the coding sequence GTGTCTCTGTTCAAAGCCGCCTCCACCGTATCGCTCCTGACCCTGGCCTCGCGTGTGACGGGCCTGGTGCGCGACCTGCTCATGGCCTCGATCTTCGGGGCCAACGTTCTCACCGACGCGTTCAACGTCGCCTTTCGCATCCCCAACCTGTTTCGCCGCCTGTTCGCCGAGGGAGCCTTCAGCCAGGCCTTCGTGCCGGTGCTCGCGGCGCACAAGGCGCGCCATGGCGAGGAGGCCACGCGCGGCCTGGTGGACGCCGTGGCCACGGCGCTTTTCTGGGTGCTGCTGCTGACCTGCGTGCTGGGCGCGGTGGGGGCTCCCGTGCTGGTGTGGGCCCTGGCCAGCGGGCTGCGCCAGACGGCCGAGGGGTTCGACGCCGCCGTGTTCATGACGCGCTGGATGTTCCCCTACATCGGCTTCATGTCGCTGGTGGCGCTGTCGGCCGGCGTGCTCAATACCTGGCGGCGCTTTGCCGTGCCGGCGGCCACGCCCGTGCTGCTGAACCTGTGCATGATCGCGGCGGCCTGGCTCGGGGCGCCGCAGCTGGAGCGGCGCGGCATCGAGCCCATCTATGCCATGGTGGGCGGCGTGATGGCCGGCGGCGTGCTGCAGCTGGCGGTGCAACTGCCCGTGCTCTACCGCCTGGGGCTGCTGCCGCGCATCGGCATGACGTGGGGCAGGGTGCGCAGCGCCTGGCAGGACGAGGGCGTGCGCCGCATTCTCACGCTGATGGCGCCGGCGCTGCTGGGCGTGGGCGTGGCGCAGGTCTCGCTCATGATCAACACCCAGATCGCGTCCTATCTGGTGCCGGGCAGTGTGACCTGGCTGTTCTATGCCGACCGGCTCATGGAGTTCCCCACCGCCCTGCTGGGCGTGGCGCTGGGCGTGGTGCTCACGCCGCAGCTGGCGGCGGCCAGGGCGGCCGGCGATGCCGAGCGCTACTCCGCCATGCTGGACTGGGGCCTGCGCATCGTGGTGCTGCTGGCCGTGCCCTGCGCCGTGGGCCTGCTGACCTTCGCCACGCCGCTGGTGGCCACGCTGTTCCACCACGGCGCGCTGCACGACGGCGACGTGGGCCAGATCGCCGTGGCCCTGGCGGGCTATGGCGTGGGCCTGCTGGGCCTGGTGGCCATCAAGGTGCTGGCGCCCGGCTACTACGCCAGCCAGGACATACGCACGCCCGTGCGCATCGCCATCGTGGTGCTGGTCGCCACCCAGGCCATGAACGTGGCGCTGGTGCCGCTGCTGGCGCACGCGGGCCTGGCGCTGTCGATAGGCCTGGGCGCGCTCATCAATGCGCTGTGGCTGCTCGCCGGGCTGGTGCGCCGCGGCAGCTTCCGGCCCCGGCCCGGCTGGGGCAGGCTGGCGCTGCAGGTGGTGGGGGCCAGCGCGCTGCTGGCCGTGTTCCTGGCCTGGGCGTCGCTGCATTTCGACTGGCTGGCGCTGCGTGCGCACAGCGTGCAGCGCGCCGGCTTGCTGGCGCTGCTGCTGTGTGCGTCAGCCCTCCTCTATTTCGGCGCGCTGTGGGCCTGCGGGCTCAAGCTGCGCGATCTGCTGCGCCGGTAG
- the rpsT gene encoding 30S ribosomal protein S20 produces MASGKPKKKNPRLASGRKRARQGLKLNAANTSLRSKYRTAVKNVEKAVLAGDKTKATELFAKAQSVLDTIADKGIFHKNKAARDKSRLSAKVKALALAA; encoded by the coding sequence ATGGCATCTGGAAAGCCGAAGAAAAAGAACCCCCGCCTGGCATCGGGCCGCAAGCGCGCCCGCCAAGGACTCAAGCTGAACGCAGCCAACACCTCGCTGCGCTCGAAGTACCGCACCGCCGTCAAGAACGTCGAGAAGGCCGTCCTGGCCGGCGACAAGACCAAGGCGACCGAACTGTTCGCCAAGGCCCAGTCCGTGCTGGACACCATCGCCGACAAGGGCATCTTCCACAAGAACAAGGCCGCTCGCGACAAGAGCCGCCTGTCCGCCAAGGTGAAAGCCCTGGCACTCGCCGCCTGA